The Myroides phaeus DNA segment CTAACGATGCTCAAAGAGATACTGCTCGTTTTCAAGATGCTCTCCCTTTTGATTTACTAATAGAGGCAGTAGAATTTTTCTTATCTGAAAAAGGTATCTTCAGTGTAATTATTCCTGCTAAAGAAGAAGATAAATTAATACACTTAGCAGCAGAGTTTGGTATTTATCCAATGAAAGTTACGCGTGTAAGAGGACATAAAGACGCCGAAATTAAACGTAGTCTTATTGCTTTTTCAAGAACATTTATTGATAAAATCCCTTTAGATGAGTTAATAATCGAAATTGACAGACACGTGTATACCCCTGAATTTACGGCACTTGTGAAAGATTTTTATTTAAAAATGTAAAAAAAAACAAAAAAACTTTGCTTTTATTAATTTATTTTTTTGATATTTGTTCCATCAAATAGAGATAAAAAGATATGAATTTAAGATTAACAAATATGCAAGCTATGATGATGATGTGGAGAAATCCGCAGGGCTTGTTATTTGCATAATCCAAAATATATAATAACATTAAAAAGCCCTTGTAAATTACAAGGGCTTTTTTTTTGATTTAATCCAAACAGTATATAATTAGAATAAATATAATACAATGATTTTCAATACTAACACAATGATGATGGCAATGATGATGATGAACATGATGATGTTCACGCCCTCCTATTGCCTAAAGTCACCGAGTTAGTATCGTTCAAATAGATAACTAAAACTTTGAGTCCTTTCGGCAATTGCTGAAAGGACTTTTTTTTTACAACAACTTTTTTTAAAAAACATATAAAACACAAAATTATGAGCAACTTCAATTTTTCAACACAGGCATTACACGCAGGACACGATGTACAAGCAACAGCAGGAACAAGAGCTGTACCGATTTACCAAACATCATCTTACGTATTTGAAAACGCAGATCACGCAGCAGGAGCATTTAACTTGTCAATCCCTGCTTATATCTATACAAGATTAAACAATCCGACGAATGATATTCTTGAAAAAAGATTAGCCGCTTTAGAAGGTGGGATCGGAGCTGTAGTAACCTCATCGGGAGCAGCGGCAATTTCAACTGCTCTACTTACATTATTAAAAGCAGGCGACCACATTGTATCATCAAGCAGTTTATATGGTGGAACTTACAACCTTTTCAATGTTACATTACCACGCTTTGGAATCAATACAACTTTCGTAGATTCTTCTGACATTGAAAACTTCAAGAAAAATATTTTGCCAAATACAAAGGCAATATTCATTGAAAGCTTAGGAAACCCAAAACTTGACATTATCGATATACAGGCAGTTTCTAAAATTGCAAAAGAGTTTAAAATTCCGTTAATCGTTGATAATACAGTTGCTTCACCTTCTCTACTTAGACCTATTGAACACGGAGCAAACATTGTGATTCACTCTCTTACAAAATACATTACTGGAAACGGGACATCTTTAGGAGGCGCAATCATTGACGCTGGAACATTCGACTGGAGCAGTGGTAAATTCCCCGAATTTACAGAACCTTCACCAGGATACCACGGATTAATCTACCACGAAGCACTTGGAAATGCCGCATTCATTGCTAAAGTAAGAGTTGAGGGATTAAGAGATTTGGGTGCTGCATTAAGTCCTTTCAATGCTTTTCAAATCATTCAAGGATTAGAAACCTTACCTATCAGAATTAAAAAACACAGTGAAAATGCACTTGAATTAGCTGAATGGTTAGAAAAACAAGAAGAAGTAGCTTGGGTTAATTACCCTGGTTTAAAATCAAGTCCTTATTACGACTTAGCAAAGAAATATCTTCCAGAAGGACAAAGTGGTGTGGTTACTTTCGGATTGAAAAAAGGATTTGAAGCCGCTAAAAAAGTAGCAAATGAAACGGTTCTTTTCTCTTTGCTTGCTAATATCGGAGATACTAAGTCATTGATTATTCACCCTGCTTCTACTACTCACCAACAACTAAGCGTAAACGAACAAAAAGCAACAGGTGTTTCTCCTGATTTAATTAGACTTTCTGTTGGTATTGAAAATATTGAAGACCTGAAAACTGATTTGAAAAACGTATTTAAAAAACTATAATTTATGAGTACCCAAACTGACATATTAAATAATATTCCTATTGATCCTCATACCGGTGCTATTGCGGTTCCAATTTATCAAACAACAACATTTGCTCAAGAAGCTCCTGGAGTAAACAAAGGTTTTGATTACTCTCGTACTAATAATCCGACAAGACAAGTGCTTGAGAACTTAGTTGCATCCTTAGAAAATGGTACAAATGGATTTGCTTTCGGAAGTGGTTTAGCGGCAATTGATGCCATATTTAAAACGCTTTCTACCAATGACGAAGTAATTGCAGTAGCTAATATTTATGGGGGCACTTATAGATTATTAAATGATGTATATGCCAAGTTTGGGATTAAAACAACTTACGTTGATACGACAAATGCACAAAATGTAAAAGATGCTATTACAGCTAATACCAAAATCATTTGGATTGAAAGTCCCACAAATCCAACATTGCGCATTTCAGATATTCAGGCAATTGCTAAAATAGCAACAGAAGCAAAAGTGTTACTATGCGTTGACAATACGTTTGCAACACCAATCGCACAGAAGCCTCTTGACTTAGGAGCTGACATAGTAATTCACAGTGCTACAAAATACATCGCAGGACATTCAGACGTAGTTGCAGGATTAGTAATAACCAAAACAGAAGAGTTGGGAAGAACAATCAAGTTTCACCAAAACGCCACAGGTGCAATCCTAAGTCCATTTGATAGCTTTCTAACGATTCGCGGCATTGAAACCTTGCTATTGCGATACAAAGGATATTCTGAAAATGCTCAAAAAATAGCAGAATACCTCAGCACACATCCAAAAATAAACAACATTTATTATCCAGGTTTACCAACACACGAAGGACACGAATTAGCTAAAAAACAACAGAAATACTTCGGAGGTGTTATAAGTTTTGATTTAAAAGAAAACACAGAAAAAGCTGCGTTTAAATTGATTAAAAGCCTACAACAATTCACCTTAACAGAGGGCTTAGGAGGAATTAAAAGCTTAAGTAATTATCCCTATAAAATGTCTCACGGATCTGTTCCTACAGCCATTAAAGAGAAAGCAGGAATATCAAAAAGTTTAATCCGATTATCCATCGGCTTAGAAGAAACAGAAGACTTATTAAAAGATATAGAGCAAGCATTAGCAAAACTATAAAGACCATTTACAATGAATAGCTTAAAAGAAATAACATTAACCAACTACGTTTTACCAAACGCCAGAACACAAGACTTTACGTTAACCTACCAAGTTTTTGGGCAACCACTACATACAGCTCCAATTGTAGTGATAAACCACGCTTTGACAGGAAATAGTGATGTGAGTGGTGAAAATGGCTGGTGGAAAAGCTTAGTGGGAACAAATCAAGTAATTGACCTAAACCGCTATACTGTTATTGCTTTTGACATACCTGGTAATGGTTATAATCAAAATCCATCCCATCTAATCACTGATTATAAAATAATCACAACCCAGCTAATAGCTGATCTGTTTTGGAAAGGTTTACAAATAATAGGTGTTGATAACTTATACGCTGTAGTTGGTGGTAGTTTAGGTGGTAGTATCGCTTGGGAAATGGCATTGCAAAAGCCAAATGCAATACAACATTTAATTCCTATTGCTACAAGTATACGAGCATCGGATTGGCTTATTGGCAATGCTTTAGTGCAAGACAGTATTCTAACTAACTCAGCAAATCCTATTGAAGATGCCAGAATGCACGCTATGCTTTTATATCGTACACCTGCTTCTCTTCAGTTGAAGTTCAACAATCAGATTAAAGAACAAGAAGAACAATACGCAATAGAAAGTTGGTTAAAGTACCACGGAAAAACATTGAATAATCGCTTTGCTCTGTCTTCTTATAAGTTAATGAATCACCTATTAAAAACAATAGGACATCACTTAACAGAAGAAACGTTAGAACAGTTTGCAAAACAAAGCTCCACAAACATTCTAAGTATAGCAGTTGACAGTGACTATATGTTCACCAATACAGAACAAAAACAAATTGTAGAACGCATTAAAAAACATAAAAAGAATATAGCGTTCAAAGAGATTCAATCAATACACGGACACGATGCCTTTTTGATAGAATACGAACAATTAAACCATTTATTAACAGACATATTTTAAATCAGCATAAAATGAAAGTATTAAAGTTTGGAGGGAAATCCCTTGCATCAGGACAAGCTTTTGACAATGTAATTAACATCATTACAGACAAAGCAAACCAAGGACGTATCACTATTGTTGTTTCTGCTATTGGAGATACAACAGATACATTGGAAAATATATTAGAATTAGCCAAAACACAACAAGACTACAATACTGTCTTTGAAGCTTTTAAAAATAGAAGCTATCACCAATTAGCAGATATTAAAACAGAGCTTGATGTATTGAACAAATTATATGAAGGGGTTTCTTTAATTGAAGATTACAACTTAAAAATTAAAGACCAAGTACTTGCACAAGGAGAAGTTATTTCAAGTAAAATATTGGCGAAACAATTGATCGACAGAGGCTTCAAAGCACTGGCTGTTGATAGTCGCCAATTTTTTATAACAGATAACAATTTCGGAAGCGCACAAGCCAATGAAGAACTATCAAAAGAAAAAACACAAGCTTATTTTAAATCGTTAGATCAAAATACTATTGCTGTTGTAACTGGTTTTATTGGTTCTACCGAAAAAGGAGAAACAGTAACATTAGGACGAAATGGAAGTAATTACTCTGCTGCATTATTAGCCAATTTCACTAACGCTGATGAATTGCAAAACTACACTCACGTAGATGGAATTTACACTGCTAATCCAGATTGGGTAAAGAGTGCTCAGAAAATTGAAGAATTACACTTTGATGAAGCTAATGAGTTAGCCAATTTTGGTGCTTCCATTTTACACGCAAAAACAATATTGCCTCTTGTTGAAAACAATATTCCGTTAAGAATATTAAACACATTAAACCCTCAAAGTACAGGTACATTAATTTCTGGTAAACAAACAATACAAGGAATTAAATCTCTTTCCGTACAATCTGATGTAGCATTAATTCAATTTGAAGGAAGAGGATTATTAGGAATTGCAGGAGTAGATGCAAGAGTATTTACAGCCTTAGCTAATGAAGAAATAAGCGTTGGTGTTATTTCACAAGGTTCTTCTGAAAGAGGATTAGGTTTTATTGTTGAAGCACAAGACGCTGAATTAGCAGCTGAAGCACTACAGAAAGAGTTTCAAAATGACTTCTACACAAAAGACGTAAACCGTATTTCTATCCTAAAAGACATTGCTGTTATTTCAATCATCGGACAAGACTTAAGCACCTTTGACAAACCCTATGCAGCCTTAGTTAAAAATAAAATTGTTCCTATTCTTTTCAACAATACAGTAACAGGTAAAAACGTGAGTTTAGTAGTTCGAAAAGAAGAAGCTAAGAAAGCACTCAATGTAATTCACGGACAAATATTTGGTATCGCTAAAAAAATAAACATTGCTGTATTTGGACACGGACTTGTAGGTGGTACTTTAATTGACCAAGTACTACAATCTGCTGAGTCAATTGCTGCTAAAAAGAATATTGCCTTGAACATCTTTGCGATTGGAAACTCTAAGAAAGTCTTATTATCAGACAATGGAATTACGGAAAATTGGAGAGATCAACTTGTAAGCAATAGCATTCCTTACACAATTAAAGATGTTGTTGACTTTGCAAATCAAAATCACTTAGAGAATTTAATTGCTATTGACAATACGGCTTCTGGCGAATTTGTAAAAAACTATATTCCATTAGTTGAAAATGGCTTTGACCTTATCTCTTCTAATAAAATTGGAAATACCATCTCTTATGATTTTTACAAACAATTGCGAGATACCTTAAAAGCAAATCACAAAGAGTATTTATACGAAACCAACGTAGGCGCAGGATTACCGTTAATCGATACAATTAAGTTATTACACCTATCAGGCGAAAACATAACAAAGATAAAAGGTGTATTCTCAGGTAGTTTAAGTTACATATTCAACACATATTCTGTAGAAGACCGCCCTTTTAGTGCTGTATTAAAAGAAGCTATTGACAAAGGCTTTACAGAACCTGATCCAAGAGAAGATTTATCTGGAAACGATGTAGGTCGTAAACTATTAATCTTAGCCAGAGAATTAGACTTACAAAATGAATTTGAAGAAATAAACATTCAGAACCTAATTCCTACAGATTTACAAACAATAGATACGCCAACATTCTTACAAAGTTTAGAAAAGCTAAACCCTTATTTCGACAAAATAAAAGAAGGTCTAAAGCCAAACACTGTGTTGAGATATGTAGGAGAACTATCAGGAGATTTACAAAAAGACAAAGGCATTTTAGAAACTAAATTGGTAGAAGTACCTACTAATTCAGCCTTAGGTCAGTTAAAAGGTTCTGACAGTTTGTTTGAAATCTACACAGAAAGCTACGGAGAGAATCCAATTATTATTCAAGGTGCTGGTGCTGGTGCATCAGTTACAGCAAGAGGAGTATTTGGAGATATACTAAGACTTGCTGACAAATAAAAAGACGGCTAACGGTTTATAGTTAACAGCTGTAAACCTTTTTCATAAACTACCCCATACCCCAAAAACTAAAAAATGAGTACAACTACCCCCAACAATGAGTTTTGTTTTGAAACACAAGCCATCCGGACCCAAATAGAGAGAAGTCAATTTAACGAGCACTCTGCCCCACTTTACTTGACATCAAGCTTTGTCTTTGATGATGCAGAAAATATGAGAGCCGTATTTGCAGATGAAATTGTGCAACACTCTTACTCTCGATTTACTAATCCCAACCAAACAGAATTAGTAGATAAGATATGTTTATTTGAAAAAGCAGAAGCAGGTTATGCTTTCGCTACAGGGATGGCGGCCATTTATTGTAGTTTGTTTCCTTTACTAAAAACCGGAGACCACGTTATTTCTTGTTCAAACATATTTGGTTCTACAAGGTCACTACTAAGTAACCTTTTTCCAGAATGGGGAGTAACAACAAGCTACTTTGATACCAGTGAAGTTGCAATTGTAGAAAGCTTAATACAACCAAATACTAAAATACTATTTGCTGAGAGTCCAACTAACCCTGGTGTAGATATTTTAGATTTAGCTTTATTAGGAGAAGTTGCAAAAAAACACAACTTAATCTTTATTGTTGATAACACCTTTGCAACACCATATCTACAGAATCCTATTGATTTTGGTGCAGATCTTGTGGTTCATTCAACAACAAAGTTAATTGATGGACAAGGGAGAGTTTGTGGAGGGGTAACAGTTGGCAATAAAGACCTCATCCAAAAGATATATCTATTTGCCCGTACAATTGGAACAGCAATCTCACCTTTTAATGCTTGGATACTATCAAAAAGCTTAGAAACACTTGCCGTACGCGTAGATAGACATTGTGAAAATGCATTAGCTATTGCACAATTTTTAGAAAAGAACCCTAACGTAGAATTTATTAAATACCCGTTTCTTCCAAGTCATCCACAATATGAAATGGCTAAGAAGCAAATGAAACAAGGAGGTAATATTATTGCTTTCGGCATTAAAGGAGGATTAGATGCAGGTCGAAACTTCATCAATGCCGTAAAGTTATGTAGTTGTTCTGCCAACTTAGGAGATAGCAGAACAATTGTTACCCACCCCGCTTCTACAACCCATAGTAAGGTTCCTCCGGCAGAAAAAATTGCTACAGGTATTACAGATAACCTGATTCGTCTGTCTGTGGGATTAGAAAATGTAAAAGATATTATCAGTGATTTAGACCAAGCACTTCGTGCAAAGTAAAATCAAAAAGGAACAAATGAAGAACGAAAAAAAAGAAGAATTATGTCAACAATACTAACCAAAACGGATATTAGAGAACTGCTAAAAGAAAGAACATTGGTACTTGATGGAGCAATGGGTACAATGTTGCAGGCATATCAGTTTACGGAAGAAGACTTTAGAGGAGAGCGCTTTGCTGATTTTGCACATTCTCTTAAAGGAAACAATGACTTGTTGTCTATAACTCAACCTGAAGCTGTAAAAGAAGTTCATCGAAAATATCTTTTAGCCGGAGCGGACATACTATCTACTAATACTTTCTCAGGCACAACCATTGCAATGGCCGATTATCACTTGGAAGACCTTGTGTATGAATTAAACTATCAGTCGGCAAAAATTGCAAGAGAAGTTGCTGATGAAGTTGAAGCATTAACTCCTGACAAACCACGTTTTGTAGCTGGAGCTATTGGTCCAACCAACAAAACAGCGAGTTTATCACCCGATGTTAATAATCCGGGCTATCGTGCAATTACCTTTGAAGAATTGCGTGTAGCTTACAAACAACAAGCAGAAGCTTTATTAGATGGAGGTTGCGATTTATTATTAGTAGAAACAATCTTTGATACTCTGAATGCAAAAGCAGCTTTATTTGCTTTAGACGAGATACGTACAGAAAGAAATATTGATATTCCGATTATGATTTCGGGAACAATTACTGATGCTTCTGGACGTACTTTATCAGGACAAACAGTAGAAGCTTTCTTAATCTCAATTTCGCATATTCCTTTATTAAGTATCGGATTTAACTGTGCTTTGGGAGCAGAACAATTAGAGCCCTATGTCAAACAATTATCACAACATACGGCTGTAAATATTTCTGCACATCCAAATGCTGGATTGCCAAATGCTTTTGGTGAATACGACGAAACACCGGAAGAAATGAGAGCGTTAATCAATAGTTTTCTAAGTCAAAACTTAGTACAAATTATTGGTGGATGCTGTGGTACTACACCAGATCACATTAAGTTAATTGCCGAGGCAGTAGAAGAAAATCAAAGTGCACGTAAGGCATTTCCTAAAAGCACCTCTAAACCAGTTTTAGCGTTATCTGGACTTGAACCACTCTACGTAACTGCTGAAGCTAACTTTATCAATATTGGCGAACGTACTAATGTTACGGGGTCACGACGTTTTCTTCGTTTAATCAAAGAAGAGAAGTTTGACGAAGCACTTGCTGTTGCACGTGAACAAGTAGAAGGTGGAGCACAAATTATAGACATAAATATGGATGAAGGTTTGTTAGACGGTGTACACTGTATGACTAACTTTCTAAACTTAATAGCATCAGAACCTGATATTGCAAAAGTTCCAATTATGATTGATAGTTCCAAATGGGAGATTATTGAGGCTGGATTGCGAGTGGTACAAGGAAAAGCAATTGTCAATTCTATTAGCTTAAAAGAAGGAGAAGCATTATTTATTGAACACGCTAAATTAATTAGACGTTATGGTGCTGCCTCAGTCGTAATGGCTTTTGATGAAAATGGACAAGCTGATTCTTACGAAAGAAGAATTGAAATCTGTAAACGCTCGTATGATATCTTGGTTAATGAAGTAGGCTTTCCCCCTCAGGATATAATCTTTGACCCTAATATATTCCCGGTTGCAACAGGAATGGAGGAACACAACAACAATGCATTGGACTTTTTTAATGCGACGAAATGGATTCGGGAAAACCTTCCTTATGCCAATGTAAGTGGTGGTGTAAGTAACGTTTCCTTTTCCTTTCGTGGTAATAATAAAGTACGTGAAGCTATGCACGCTGCCTTTCTATACCACGCTATTCAAAATGGAATGAATATGGGAATCGTTAATCCTGAAATGTTAGAGATATACGATGAAGTTGATCCTGATTTAATGAGATATGTAGAAGACGTATTGTTAAACAGAAAAGACGACGCAACTGAAAGACTATTAGACTTTGCAGAAAGCATCAAATCTGATGTAACAAGTAATACCTCAACTCAAAAAATTGAAGAATGGCGCGCTGGTACTATTCAAGAGCGATTGACACACTCTCTTGTGAAAGGTGTTGAAACCTACATTGAAGTGGATGTTGAAGAAGCAAGATTAAGTGTTGACCAACCTATCAAGGTTATTGAAGGTTATTTAATGACCGGAATGAATGTAGTAGGTGATTTATTTGGAGCTGGAAAGATGTTTTTACCTCAAGTTGTCAAATCTGCTCGAGTAATGAAAAAAGCAGTGGCTTACCTCCTTCCCTATATTGAAGAAAGTAAACGTTTAAATGCTACAGCCTCTACGGGTAACGCAGGGAAAATACTGATGGCAACCGTACGTGGTGATGTGCACGATATTGGAAAGAATATAGTAGCTGTTGTCTTAGCCTGTAACAATTATGAGATTGTGGATTTAGGTGTAATGGTCTCTCCAGAAAAAATCATTGAAACAGCCATAAAAGAAAATGTTGATGTAATTGGGTTAAGCGGCCTTATTACCCCCTCTTTAGACGAGATGGTTCACTTGGCAAAAGAATTAAACAAAATAGACTGTAACGTGCCCATTATGATCGGAGGCGCAACAACTTCAAGAGTACACACAGCAGTAAAGATTGCCCCTGAGTATAACAATTGTGTTGTTCACGTTCACGACGCTTCTCGTTCAGTTACAACTGTCAATCAATTACTACAAAAAGAAATAAAAGAAGAGTTTAAATCCTCTTTAAAAGAAGAATATAATAAACTACGACAAGACTACTTAGGCAGAGCAAGAGATAAGAGCTATGTTACCTTAAAGCAAGCAAGAGCTAATAAGTTTAAAATTGAGTGGAAACAAGAAGATATTGTTCAACCAAACTTTATAGGTACACAACAAGTATCTGTAGAATTAGATGAGCTATTGCCATTTATAGATTGGGCTCCCTTCTTTCGTTCTTGGCAATTATTTGGAAAGTTTCCAGCTATTTTAGAAGATGAAGTCGTTGGAGAAACAGCCACACAACTCTATGAAGACGCCTTAGTGATGTTAGATAAAATCATCCAAGAACGCTGGTTTGAAGCCAAGGGAATTATTGGAATATTTCCAGCAAACCAAGTGAATGACGATGATATAGAAGTGTCTAATGAAAAAGGAGAAGTTATCAACACCCTATTAACATTGCGCCAGCAGTCATTAAAAAATGTCAAAGCACCCAATATTGCTTTAGCAGACTTTATTGCTCCAAAAGAAACAGGATTACAAGATTATATCGGTCTTTTTTGTGTAACAACTGGATTTGGAGTAGATGAAATTGCCAAAGCTTATGAAAATGACTTAGATGATTACAATGCAATTATGGTTAAAGCATTAGCCGATAGATTAGTTGAAGGATTTGCTGAATTTCTACACCACAAGGTAAGAAAGGAAATTTGGGGATATGCTCAAACAGAGGAGTTATCTAACGAAGAACTAATCAAAGAACACTACCAAGGTATAAGACCAGCTCCAGGATATCCAGCTTGTCCGGACCACCTTGAGAAAGGAACGATTTGGGAACTGCTACAAGTAGAACAAGAAATTGGTGTAAAGCTAACCGAGAGTTACGCTATGTTTCCTGCAGCAGCTGTTTCGGGTTACTATTTTGCTCACCCTCAAAGTAGATACTTTGGTTTAGGAAAAATAGAACAGGATCAATTGCAAGATTATGCAAATAGAAGAAATATCTCAGTAGAAGATGCTGAAAAATGGCTTGCCCCCAACTTAGCCCAAAACAAGAATTTAATACCAAACTAACTATGAAAGTAACAGAACACATAAAAAACGCAAAAGGAAAAACACAAGTTTCATTTGAAGTATTGCCTCCATTAAAAGGTCAAAACATAAAAGGAATCTTTGATTCTATAGAGCCGTTAATGGAGTTTAATCCCCCTTTTATAGATGTAACTTATCACAGAGAAGAGTACGAATACAAAGATGCGGGCAATGGGTTATGGGAAAAAAGAGTTGTTAGAAAACGCCCCGGTACCGTTGGTATTTGTTCAGCTATTCAAAATAAGTTTAAGATAGATGCTGTTCCACATATTCTTTGTGGTGGTTTTACAAAAGAAGATACAGAGAACTTTTTAATTGACTTAGACTTTTTGGGAATTGACAATGTTGTTGCGTTAAGAGGAGATGCTGTAAAAAATGAAACCTATTTCAAAGCAGAACCAAAAGGAAACAAATATGCTTCCGAGTTAGTTTCTCAAATATCAGATTTGAACAATGGTATTTACTTAGACCCAGAGCTTGAAAACACAAGTAAGACAGACTTCTGTATTGGTGTTGCAGGATATCCTGAAAAACATATGGAGGCACCTAACTTTGATACGGACTTAAAGTTTTTAAAACAAAAAATAGACAATGGAGCTGAATACATTGTCACTCAAATGTTTTTTGACAATGCTAAATTCTTTGAGTTTGTTAAGCGTTGTAGAGAAATTGGGATTGACGCCCCTATCATTCCTGGATTAAAGCCATTGGCAACTTTAAATCAATTGAACTTATTACCTCATCGTTTTAAAGTTGACTTACCAGACGAGTTGGTAGCAGAAGTTTTAAAAGCAAAAGATAACGCAGCTATTCGTCAAATAGGAATAGAATGGTGTGTTCAACAGTCCAAAGAACTCATACAAGCAGGCTTGCCTATTATTCACTATTACTCTATGGGGAAAGCAGATAATATTAGAAAAATTATTCAATCAAGTTTATAACTATAATTAAAATTAGGCTGTTTCATTTCATATGAAATGAAACAGCCTTTTTCTTTAGATAAAACTTGTTGTTTTATATACCCCCTTTGATTTCTCAATAAATAAATGTCTTCTAAAATCAAATTAAACACCTTATCATAAGCATAGGTTATCGTTACAAAAGTTGCATATATTCAAAATATAGTTATTTTTGTTTCTCAACCAATAAACCAAAAAACATTATGAGACCAGACTTGTTTCAAGCACCTGACTATTACTTATTAGACGATTTATTAACAGAGGAACACAAACTTATCCGTGATACAGCAAGAGCATGGGTAAAAAAAGAAGTTTCACCTGTTATAGAAGA contains these protein-coding regions:
- the metH gene encoding methionine synthase — its product is MSTILTKTDIRELLKERTLVLDGAMGTMLQAYQFTEEDFRGERFADFAHSLKGNNDLLSITQPEAVKEVHRKYLLAGADILSTNTFSGTTIAMADYHLEDLVYELNYQSAKIAREVADEVEALTPDKPRFVAGAIGPTNKTASLSPDVNNPGYRAITFEELRVAYKQQAEALLDGGCDLLLVETIFDTLNAKAALFALDEIRTERNIDIPIMISGTITDASGRTLSGQTVEAFLISISHIPLLSIGFNCALGAEQLEPYVKQLSQHTAVNISAHPNAGLPNAFGEYDETPEEMRALINSFLSQNLVQIIGGCCGTTPDHIKLIAEAVEENQSARKAFPKSTSKPVLALSGLEPLYVTAEANFINIGERTNVTGSRRFLRLIKEEKFDEALAVAREQVEGGAQIIDINMDEGLLDGVHCMTNFLNLIASEPDIAKVPIMIDSSKWEIIEAGLRVVQGKAIVNSISLKEGEALFIEHAKLIRRYGAASVVMAFDENGQADSYERRIEICKRSYDILVNEVGFPPQDIIFDPNIFPVATGMEEHNNNALDFFNATKWIRENLPYANVSGGVSNVSFSFRGNNKVREAMHAAFLYHAIQNGMNMGIVNPEMLEIYDEVDPDLMRYVEDVLLNRKDDATERLLDFAESIKSDVTSNTSTQKIEEWRAGTIQERLTHSLVKGVETYIEVDVEEARLSVDQPIKVIEGYLMTGMNVVGDLFGAGKMFLPQVVKSARVMKKAVAYLLPYIEESKRLNATASTGNAGKILMATVRGDVHDIGKNIVAVVLACNNYEIVDLGVMVSPEKIIETAIKENVDVIGLSGLITPSLDEMVHLAKELNKIDCNVPIMIGGATTSRVHTAVKIAPEYNNCVVHVHDASRSVTTVNQLLQKEIKEEFKSSLKEEYNKLRQDYLGRARDKSYVTLKQARANKFKIEWKQEDIVQPNFIGTQQVSVELDELLPFIDWAPFFRSWQLFGKFPAILEDEVVGETATQLYEDALVMLDKIIQERWFEAKGIIGIFPANQVNDDDIEVSNEKGEVINTLLTLRQQSLKNVKAPNIALADFIAPKETGLQDYIGLFCVTTGFGVDEIAKAYENDLDDYNAIMVKALADRLVEGFAEFLHHKVRKEIWGYAQTEELSNEELIKEHYQGIRPAPGYPACPDHLEKGTIWELLQVEQEIGVKLTESYAMFPAAAVSGYYFAHPQSRYFGLGKIEQDQLQDYANRRNISVEDAEKWLAPNLAQNKNLIPN
- the metF gene encoding methylenetetrahydrofolate reductase [NAD(P)H], giving the protein MKVTEHIKNAKGKTQVSFEVLPPLKGQNIKGIFDSIEPLMEFNPPFIDVTYHREEYEYKDAGNGLWEKRVVRKRPGTVGICSAIQNKFKIDAVPHILCGGFTKEDTENFLIDLDFLGIDNVVALRGDAVKNETYFKAEPKGNKYASELVSQISDLNNGIYLDPELENTSKTDFCIGVAGYPEKHMEAPNFDTDLKFLKQKIDNGAEYIVTQMFFDNAKFFEFVKRCREIGIDAPIIPGLKPLATLNQLNLLPHRFKVDLPDELVAEVLKAKDNAAIRQIGIEWCVQQSKELIQAGLPIIHYYSMGKADNIRKIIQSSL